Proteins from a single region of Haloplanus sp. GDY1:
- the purL gene encoding phosphoribosylformylglycinamidine synthase subunit PurL yields the protein MSLSDPDHDLVAAELGRDPTPAEAALFENLWSEHCAYRSSRPLLSAFDSEAEQVVVGPGDDAAVVSLPTHAADGEETYVAMGIESHNHPSYVDPYDGAATGVGGIVRDILSMGAYPIALTDSLYFGGFDREHSRYLFEGVVEGIADYGNAIGVPTVGGSVEFHDDYEGNPLVNVACVGLVDEDRLVTAEAKSPGNKLVLVGNATGRDGLGGASFASEDLSEDAETEDRPAVQVGDPYTEKLLIEANEALIDEGLIRAARDLGAAGLGGASSELVAKGGLGAEIELDRVHQREPNMSALEILLAESQERMCYEVRPEDVDRVAAIADRYDLGCSVIGEVTDGNYVCTFEGETVVDVPAEFLADGAPTNDLPMEDPEEAPRDLPDVDPADAFDAVVASPNTASKEWVYRQYDHEVGTRTARRPGDDAAVMAIREAGTGLALSAGAIPAWTDANPYEGARAVALENATNLAAKGAIPHAAVDCLNGGNPEKPDVYGGFGAIVDGLADMCRDLSVPVVGGNVSLYNDSAAGPIPPTPTVAMIGVRDGYDAPPMGATGEGTLLEVGARGGALGGSEYLAQVGGTDRFPDLPDDAGSTVDALATVADLDSTLATHDVSHGGLAVTLAEMVTDDVGVSATVADAEALFDETPGRVVVETTDVPAVEAAAGDLPVRDIGAATADARLTLSVGGERLMRDAADIGDLRAVIERELE from the coding sequence ATGAGCCTGTCCGACCCGGATCACGACCTCGTCGCCGCCGAACTCGGGCGGGACCCCACGCCCGCCGAGGCGGCGCTCTTCGAGAACCTCTGGAGCGAACACTGCGCCTACCGGTCGTCCCGGCCGCTGCTGTCGGCGTTCGACAGCGAGGCGGAACAGGTCGTCGTCGGCCCGGGCGACGACGCCGCGGTCGTCTCCCTGCCCACCCACGCCGCCGACGGCGAGGAGACCTACGTCGCCATGGGGATCGAGAGCCACAACCACCCATCCTACGTCGACCCGTACGACGGCGCGGCGACGGGCGTCGGCGGCATCGTCCGCGACATCCTCTCGATGGGCGCCTACCCCATCGCGCTGACCGACTCCCTCTACTTCGGCGGTTTCGACCGCGAACACTCCCGCTACCTCTTCGAGGGGGTCGTCGAGGGCATCGCCGACTACGGCAACGCCATCGGCGTCCCCACCGTCGGCGGCAGCGTCGAGTTCCACGACGACTACGAGGGCAACCCCCTGGTCAACGTCGCCTGCGTCGGCCTGGTGGACGAGGATCGCCTCGTCACCGCCGAGGCGAAGTCGCCGGGCAACAAACTCGTCCTCGTCGGCAACGCCACCGGCCGCGACGGCCTCGGCGGCGCCTCCTTCGCCAGCGAGGACCTGAGCGAGGACGCGGAGACCGAGGACCGACCCGCCGTCCAGGTGGGTGACCCCTACACGGAGAAACTGTTGATCGAGGCCAACGAGGCGCTGATCGACGAGGGGCTGATCCGGGCGGCCCGCGACCTGGGCGCCGCGGGCCTCGGCGGCGCCTCCAGCGAACTCGTCGCCAAAGGCGGGTTGGGCGCCGAGATCGAACTCGACCGCGTCCACCAGCGCGAGCCGAACATGTCGGCCCTGGAGATCCTGCTCGCGGAGTCACAGGAGCGGATGTGCTACGAGGTGCGCCCCGAGGACGTCGACCGGGTCGCGGCGATCGCGGACCGCTACGACCTCGGCTGTTCGGTCATCGGCGAGGTGACCGACGGCAACTACGTCTGCACGTTCGAGGGGGAGACGGTCGTCGACGTGCCCGCCGAGTTCCTCGCCGACGGCGCGCCGACGAACGACCTGCCGATGGAGGACCCCGAGGAGGCGCCCCGGGACCTGCCCGACGTCGACCCGGCCGACGCCTTCGACGCCGTCGTCGCCAGCCCCAACACGGCGAGCAAGGAGTGGGTCTACCGGCAGTACGACCACGAGGTGGGGACCCGGACCGCCCGACGGCCGGGCGACGACGCCGCGGTGATGGCGATCCGCGAGGCCGGCACGGGACTGGCGCTCTCGGCCGGCGCGATTCCGGCGTGGACGGACGCGAACCCCTACGAGGGCGCCCGGGCCGTCGCCCTGGAGAACGCGACCAACCTCGCGGCCAAGGGGGCGATCCCCCACGCCGCGGTCGACTGTCTCAACGGCGGCAACCCGGAGAAGCCGGACGTCTACGGCGGCTTCGGCGCCATCGTCGACGGCCTCGCGGACATGTGTCGCGACCTCTCGGTGCCGGTCGTCGGGGGCAACGTCTCGCTGTACAACGACTCCGCGGCGGGACCCATCCCGCCGACGCCGACGGTGGCGATGATCGGGGTTCGCGACGGCTACGACGCGCCGCCGATGGGCGCGACGGGCGAGGGCACGCTCCTCGAAGTCGGCGCGCGCGGCGGCGCGCTCGGTGGGTCGGAGTACCTCGCCCAGGTTGGCGGGACCGACCGCTTCCCCGACCTGCCCGACGACGCCGGGTCGACCGTCGACGCCCTCGCGACCGTCGCCGACCTCGACTCGACGCTCGCGACCCACGACGTGAGCCACGGCGGCCTCGCGGTGACGCTCGCGGAGATGGTGACCGACGACGTCGGCGTCTCGGCCACCGTCGCGGACGCCGAGGCGCTGTTCGACGAGACGCCGGGACGGGTGGTCGTCGAGACGACGGACGTGCCCGCGGTGGAGGCGGCGGCGGGCGACCTGCCCGTCCGGGATATCGGTGCGGCGACGGCCGACGCGCGGCTGACGCTGTCGGTCGGCGGCGAGCGACTGATGCGGGACGCGGCCGACATCGGCGACCTGCGGGCCGTGATCGAGCGCGAACTGGAGTGA
- a CDS encoding PHP domain-containing protein, with translation MLSVELHTHSSLSHDGRDPVDHLLEQAASVGLDALAVTDHDEIDASLDAVEKAPDYGLIGIPGMEITSAAGHVLAFGIRDLIPAGLPFEATLDRIHEQGGIAVIPHPFQASRHGVAPHVTGPALASADAIEVYNSRLLTGRANRKAERFAATHDLPMTAGSDAHIAEMVGQAITEVDADERTAESILDAIAAGRTSVVGRRTPWRISFRQAAGGAKRRLMRALGNLL, from the coding sequence GTGTTATCGGTCGAGTTGCACACGCACTCGTCGCTCTCCCACGACGGCCGCGATCCGGTCGACCACCTGCTCGAACAGGCGGCGTCGGTCGGTCTGGACGCCCTCGCCGTCACCGATCACGACGAGATCGACGCCAGCCTCGACGCCGTCGAGAAGGCCCCCGACTACGGCCTGATCGGCATCCCGGGGATGGAGATCACCTCCGCCGCCGGCCACGTCCTCGCGTTCGGGATCCGGGACCTGATCCCCGCCGGCCTCCCCTTCGAGGCGACCCTCGACCGCATCCACGAACAGGGCGGCATCGCCGTGATCCCCCACCCCTTCCAGGCGTCCCGCCACGGCGTCGCGCCACACGTCACCGGGCCGGCGCTCGCGAGCGCGGACGCCATCGAGGTGTACAACTCCCGCCTCCTGACCGGGCGAGCCAACCGGAAGGCCGAGCGCTTCGCCGCCACTCACGACCTCCCGATGACCGCCGGGAGCGACGCCCACATCGCCGAGATGGTCGGGCAAGCGATCACCGAGGTCGACGCCGACGAGCGCACGGCCGAGAGCATCCTCGACGCCATCGCGGCCGGTCGAACGAGCGTCGTGGGCCGGCGCACGCCGTGGCGGATCAGCTTCCGGCAGGCCGCCGGCGGGGCGAAACGCCGGCTGATGCGCGCGCTCGGTAACCTGCTGTGA
- a CDS encoding NUDIX hydrolase, with protein sequence METTRHFTASIYLVADGATALHEHPGLGLRLPPGGHVDRGELPHEAALREAREETGLDPTLLADTADVSSPTARAIPRPRHLMLADVNVCDGEVGHQHVDHVYYATAGSRDIDPDPDEPGPEAWAWYDPADLRTADVDPDVRELGLEAIEVAAAADA encoded by the coding sequence ATGGAGACGACCCGACATTTCACCGCGTCGATCTATCTGGTCGCGGACGGGGCGACGGCGCTTCACGAACATCCGGGCCTGGGCCTGCGACTGCCGCCCGGCGGCCACGTCGACCGGGGGGAACTCCCCCACGAGGCGGCGCTCCGCGAGGCCCGCGAGGAGACGGGGCTCGATCCGACGCTGCTGGCCGACACCGCCGACGTCTCCTCGCCGACGGCACGGGCCATCCCCCGGCCGCGACACCTGATGCTGGCGGACGTGAACGTCTGTGACGGCGAGGTGGGCCACCAGCACGTCGATCACGTCTACTACGCGACAGCCGGATCGCGGGACATCGACCCCGACCCGGACGAACCCGGCCCCGAGGCGTGGGCGTGGTACGACCCCGCGGACCTCCGGACGGCGGACGTCGACCCGGACGTGCGGGAACTGGGACTGGAGGCCATCGAGGTGGCCGCGGCGGCGGACGCCTAG
- a CDS encoding asparagine synthase C-terminal domain-containing protein has protein sequence MRGADPATVRRALDAGDPLPGTGGFAGRLDGRLVRDVLGRRPLFGTPADWGFAPDDVTGPDSSPVPAGHVRERVDGHLVDRRVWSLPDPPTETDDDAAVGAVSRAVRGAVSAVDGSDLAVAFSGGVDSALVAAGVPDAPCYVAGFPDAHDVTAARDAAAAMDRDLRVVELDHDALERAVPEVVAATGRTDAMTVSIALPLYLVAERAAADGFDRLAVGQGADELFGGYAKVVDPGNDDRVAATTVRGATREVIRSLPDQLERDTLTLRAAGVAPVTPLLTDRVVASALPLPGRLLATPDERKVALRRAAAGWLPDSVVATDKKAVQYGSLVSRELDRLARQAGFKRRMDRHVDRYVESLVGG, from the coding sequence ATCCGCGGCGCCGACCCCGCGACCGTCCGCCGCGCCCTCGATGCCGGCGATCCGCTCCCCGGCACCGGCGGCTTCGCCGGCCGCCTCGACGGCCGCCTCGTCCGCGACGTCCTCGGCCGCCGACCCCTGTTCGGGACGCCCGCCGACTGGGGGTTCGCGCCCGACGACGTGACCGGCCCCGACTCCTCGCCCGTCCCGGCGGGCCACGTCCGCGAACGCGTCGACGGCCACCTCGTCGACCGCCGCGTCTGGTCGCTCCCCGACCCGCCGACCGAAACGGACGACGACGCGGCCGTCGGGGCCGTCTCCCGGGCCGTCCGCGGGGCCGTCTCGGCCGTCGACGGGAGCGACCTCGCCGTCGCCTTCTCCGGCGGCGTCGACTCCGCCCTCGTCGCCGCCGGCGTCCCCGACGCCCCCTGCTACGTCGCCGGCTTCCCCGACGCCCACGACGTGACCGCCGCGCGGGACGCGGCCGCGGCGATGGATCGCGACCTCCGGGTCGTCGAACTCGACCACGACGCCCTCGAACGCGCCGTCCCCGAGGTGGTCGCGGCGACGGGGCGGACCGACGCCATGACCGTCAGCATCGCCCTCCCGCTCTATCTCGTCGCCGAGCGCGCCGCCGCGGACGGCTTCGACCGCCTCGCCGTCGGACAGGGCGCCGACGAACTGTTCGGCGGGTACGCGAAGGTCGTCGATCCGGGGAACGACGACCGGGTCGCGGCCACGACGGTCCGCGGCGCGACCCGCGAGGTGATCCGGTCGCTCCCCGACCAGTTGGAGCGCGACACCCTGACCCTCCGGGCCGCGGGCGTCGCGCCCGTGACGCCGCTCCTGACCGACCGGGTCGTCGCGTCGGCGCTCCCCCTGCCCGGCCGCCTCCTCGCGACGCCCGACGAGCGAAAGGTGGCGCTCCGGCGGGCGGCCGCGGGCTGGCTCCCCGACTCCGTCGTCGCCACCGACAAGAAGGCCGTCCAGTACGGGAGCCTCGTCTCGCGCGAACTCGACCGTCTCGCCCGGCAGGCCGGATTCAAGCGACGGATGGACCGCCACGTCGACCGGTACGTCGAGTCGCTGGTCGGCGGCTAG